A region of the Muricauda sp. MAR_2010_75 genome:
GGTAAGAAGGTCAAGGTAGTAAGTCCGGGATATCTTCGGGATGAAAAAATCCAAATTACCGAAGATGCCTTTAGTGATGCCGCAGAGACCGTAGTTTTTGTTCTGATAGATGGAAAATTAGCAGGATATATTGCGCTGGCCGATGAAATACGGCCAGAATCTGCCGATGCCATCAAAGTATTCAAAAAGAATAACATCAAAGTCTTAATGGCTACGGGCGATAATGAAAAAACAGCAAAGGCTGTGAGTGACAAACTTGGTTTGGATGGGTATTATGCCGAGGTGCTACCCCATCAAAAAGTGGAAATCGTAAAAGAACTGGAAAGCAAAGGAGAGTTTGTGGCCATGACGGGAGATGGGGTCAATGACGCACCTGCATTGGCAAAAGCTGATGTAGGAATTGCTGTTGGTTCCGGTACCGATGTTGCCGCGGAAACCGCCGATATCATTTTGGTAAACAGTAACCCAAAAGATATCGCCAATCTGATATTGTTCGGTAAAGCCACCTATAACAAAATGATCCAGAATTTGGTGTGGGCAACAGGCTACAACGTTGTGGCCATACCGTTGGCGGCTGGGGTTTTATATTCTTCTGGATTTGTGTTGGGGCCAGCAGTAGGTGCCGTATTTATGAGCTTGAGTACCATCATTGTTGCCATAAACGCTCAATTGTTAAAAAGAAAAATCGGAAGCAACTGATGAACAGGAAAGAAAAACTCGGTAGAATATTTCTAGTTTTATTGAGTTTGTTCGTAGTGATGTTGGGCTACGGCATTTTATTGCCTACCCTCCCATATTATACCGAAAAACTGGCTTTAAAAGACAATCTGGATACGGACCTTATCAACTTCCATATCGGAATGTTGACCAGTATTTATCCGTTGTTCCAACTCTTGTTCGTTATCGTCTGGGGCAAGCTTTCCGATAAACACGGCCGTAAACCTATAATACTATTGGGGCTTGTAGGTTTTGTCGTGATGAACTTGCTAACCGGTCTTTCCACTTCTCTGTCGATGCTATATATAGCCCGTATCATAGGGGGCATCTTTACGTCAGCGGTCACTCCGGTCAGTAATGCCTATTTAAGTGATATTACCTCTGAAAAGCGAAGGACCAAAATAATGGCCTGGTCTGGGGTCGCTATCAGTTCCGGGGTGATATTTGGCCCTGTTCTGGGGGGATTTCTGTCGCAAACGAACCTACATTATACATACTCTTTTGGGGTGTTCCACTTAGACGGTTTTTCGGTTCCCTTTATTTTGGCTGCTCTTTTGGGCTTTGTGGTATTGCTGATAATCATAAAATGGCTGAAGAATACCGAAATAAAAAAACGTATTGTTTCTGAGGCGGTCAAATTCAGTTTTTCCCTGAGTAACTATTTTATCATTTTGTTGCTCCTATCCTTTGCGATACAGTTTGTGGTTACCCTGTTTGAGACCGTGTTTTCAATTTATGGGAAGGATGAGTTGGCATTTACAACCAATCAGGTGGGTATCGGTTTTATGCTCTGTGGTTCGGTAATGGCCATTTTGCAGCCTGTGTTCGCGACCTATGGCGAAAAAATGCTGACCTCAAAACAGCAAATAACATTAGGGTTATTAATATCCGGTGTTTCGTTAATTGTCTTCCCCTTTGTGAGCGGTGAACTATACATTTACGGTACCATAATAATTTTCGCAGCTGGGGGAGCCATGGTGACACCAAACCTGCTTTCGGCAATTTCTTTGATTTCCCGGGATAATACGGGAAGGAATATATCCATTCAAAGTTCCACGAACAGTATCGGACAGATTTTGGGCCCGGTACTGGGGACTTGGCTGATAGCTGGTGGGTTTTATTACCCTTTTATTATTGCCGGTGCAACCATTTTTGGTGCTATGGGACTGGTTTACTTTTTGAAGCGACCAAATAAAGGGATTGACGCGCCCTTATTGGCTGACCAGCATAAAAAACTATAGGGATGGATCATAGAAAATGTAGTAAAACAGCACTTCAAAATGCTGCTGACAATTCGAAATATGTTGAATTGGTTCGTTCGGGAGAAGACTATTTTTTAAGGCTGGAAAAGCTAATCGATAAGGCAGAAAAAGAAATCCATATACAGACCTACATTTTTGAAAACGATGATACGGGAAACCGTATAGCCTCCTGTTTGAAGAAAGCCGCTCAACGAAAGGTAAAGGTATATGTCTTATTGGATGCCTATGGTAGCGCTGCATTACCCAATAGTTTTGCCCAGGATTTGGTGCAGCATGCTATTTTACTTCGTTTTTTTTCGCCTTTATTCTCTCTGAACAATTTTTATATCGGTAGGCGGATGCACCATAAAATTGTGGTCGCCGATGAAAAAATGGCATTGATAGGCGGAATCAATATTGCCGATAAATACCACGGAACGACAGGTTCGGAACCTTGGTTGGACTATGCCGTTCAGTTGAACTGCCCGGCAGCTGAAAATCTACAAATATTATGTAGCGATTACTTTTTCAAAAAGGGGAGTTCAAAAAAAATACCGCCAGTGTTACATTCGGCCGGTAGCGCACTGGTGGGAATTTTACAAAACGACTGGCTGCAGCGAAAAACAGAAGTCTGTGATGCCTACACGAACGCCTTCATTCATGCCGAAAAGGAAATAGTAATCGTGGGCTCGTATTTTTTGCCTGGAAGCAGATTGGCAAAGGCTTTGAAAAAGGCCTGTAGAAGAGGAATAAGAACAACGGTGATCTTAGCGGGTATTAGCGATGTGCCGTTGGTGCGGCGGGCAACCGAACATTTGTACTCCTCCTTTTTGGACCATCATATGAGAATTTTTGAATGGAACAGATCCGTAGTACACGGTAAAGCTGCGGTGGTTGATAACAAATGGTCTACCATAGGCTCATTTAACTTGAACAGTCTTAGTTGCTATGGCAGCATTGAAATGAACGTAGAGGTTCACTCAGTAGAATTTGCCGAAAACCTTCGGGCTGACTTTGAAATAGTTATAAGCGAGTGTAGCGAAATTACAAAGGGGAGTCTAAGACAAAGAGCCGGTATATTCAATAAGTTGGGTAATTGGATTTTTTACCAAATGGTACGAACGATTATGCTTTTTCTGACCTTTCTTCCGCATTTAAGGTTTTTGAAAAATTATAGGTTATAATATGTTGGCAAGTGGTTAAATGGTTGGGCTCGTTTATCTGTCTTTACGACCCGAGCAGCAAACCATACGGCACAAGAACCTAAAATAAGGAAATATACAATCAGTGGCGGAATGCAAACTGTAACTGCGCTAGGCACCATACATATAAAACGATTAGTAATATTGAAATACATTAATAATGACAGATTTAACACCAAACGCGATCGAACGCATACTCAGGAACAATTACCTCGGCCACTTGGCCTATCTATGGCAAGGGAAGCCCCATGTGATTCCCTTTACCTATTATTTTGACCCTACGGACAATACGATCATTAGCTATACCTCGGAAGGCCATAAAATCGATGCGATGCGAGCCAACAAATCGGTTGCCGTTCAAGTCGAACAAGTGCAATCCATATCCAATTGGGAATCGGTCATGTTACAAGGTACATTCGAAGAAATTCGAGGCAGTAGTGCCAAACAAAAATTACATCTATTCACCGAAGGCGTGAAGGACATTATCCGTAGAAAAGAAAACAGAGAGGTAGGGTTCATCAATGAATTTTCCAGTAAATCATCTGCTAATGGCATTCCAGTCGTCTTTCAAATCAAAATACTAGAAATGTCGGGTAAAAGAAGAAAAAAATAAAAGATAGATTTCAAAAAGAGACCATCTTTTTGAATCATAGGATTCCGAAATGAGAAACGAAAAGATTTTAACGTGGTTAAAAAAAATTAAACAAGGCCAAAATTCGTTTAAAATTGGAATACGATTTTTAAGGTCTAAGTAATCTCTAATCTAATAATTGAAGAAAATTAAGCTCACGGCGTATTGTGGCAAAACCATTCTGGGACATTTTAATGACCCTAAAGCAATAGATCGGAACATTATATTGGATCCCGACACCAAATCTGACCTATTATCTCCTGAAAGGATTCATAACCACAAACAGAACCCAAATTCACGCAAAATTTAGAGAAATCACTCTTAACTGTTAATCACATTTGCCCTTGCTGCTTAAAATTAAGGTTATTATACTATTAAACGATCCTGGTTTGGGAGGTAAGCATAAAAAGATTGGGGCATCTACGAATCAGCTTTTAAAATTTGTAACCCTCCCTTTTCTCGGACCATTGGTTAGACGACTTTTATTTGTTCTTCCAAGCAAGCTTGCTTGGAAGAGAATTCCTTTTCGTAGCATTCCGGGGTGATCCCACCCAAGGCCTCGTGTGGCCGTTTCATGTTGTAATCCTTTATCCATTCCTCGGTCAATATGCGTACCTGTGAAATGTCCTCGAACAGATGTGCGTCAAGTACATCCTGTCTGTAGGTACGGTTGAACCGTTCAATGAACCCGTTCTGCATGGGCCTTCCCGGCTGGGTGTACTGGATGTCTATCCCTTGGGCCCCGCACCATCTTGTGAAATCAAGTGCAAGGAACTCGGGCCCGTTGTCCACCCTGACCCTTTCGGGCCTGCCGTGTTCCCCGATGGCCCTCTTCAGTACCTGTACCACGCCCATGGCGGGGAAACTGAACTCGGCCTCAACGCCGATGGCCTTCCTGTTGAAGTCATCGATGATGTTGAACGTCCTGAACCTTCTCCCGTGCACCAATGAATCGCTCATGAAGTCCATGGACCATGTCATGTTCGGACCATCGGGCAGCACCAGGGGCTCCTTGACCCGCTTGGGCAACCTCTTTTTGGTCTTTCTCCTCAAGTTCAGGCCCAGCATCAGGTATACCCGCCTGACCCGCTTCTTGTTCCATTTATGGCCCTCCAGTCTTATCCGCTGATAGTATTTGTCCTGTCCTTCCCTTGGCTTGGCCACGGAAAGCTCCAGCAACTTGTCGATCACCTCACTGTCATCTTTCACGGAGCGGTAATAGTACATCGATTTTGGGAACGTCAATGTCCTGCAGGCCCTGGTGATGCTTACCCTGTAATATTCCCTCAGGTAGGCCACCATGTTTTTCCTCTCACCGGGGCCTACCACTTTTTTGAGAGCACGTCCTTGAGCATCTTGTTGTCAAGGGCCATGTCCGCATACATCTGCTTGAGCTTGCGGTTCTCCTCCTCAAGTTCCTTCAGGCGCTTGAGCTCGAGGCTGTCCATCCCCGAATATCGTTTCTTCCAATTGTAAAATGTGGCCTTGTGGATGCCCATCTCCCTACAGATCTGGTCCACTTTGACCCCTGATTCGTACTGCTTGATGCAGGATACGATCTGGCTCTCGGTAAACTTGGTTCTCTTCATAATATCTGACTGTTAAAATTAAACTTTTTGTCTAATTCAAACCAGTCCGATTTTTTGGGAGGGTTACAAATTGATCAATTGCAAATGATATAATTCAATTATGAATTCAGGCCTCAGGATTCTGCATAAAGCACACAACCAACATGTTATAAAGTTCTGGATGTTTTTTTTTGAGTAAATCTGGACGTTCAAAAAAATACTCTGAAGCAACTGCAAAAAATTCAACAGCGTTTGTTCCACCATATTTTCGAATATCAGAATGGTCACTGTTTATCGCTTCCATTTCCTTATGGATCAAATTTATCCAAGGTATGGTATATTGATGCTCTAATAATCTTTCCGGAATACCATCTGCAAAATCATCAAGCTTATCTAAAAGGTGTACAAATTCGTGTATGCCGGTATTGCTTTTATCACTTTGGTTCACAAAACCATGGTATAATGCCTTTTTTGATAATATCATCTGTTTTTCAAAACGTCCGTTACCAACAATTCCACCAATATTCCGTGTTTTTGCCTTACCATTGAATTGCATGTCCGCATTGAAGTAATCGGGATATAACAAGATTCCACTTAAATTGGTATAATGCCACTCTTCAAATCCAAAAACAGGTATAATTGCACTTGCCGCAATCAAAACCTTATCAAGATCTTGTAATTCCAATCGCACACCTTCAATGTAGACTTCACTTAGAAATTCCATCATTCTGCGTTGAAATAGCATTTGCTTGTTTCCAGGAAGATTTCGGTAGTAAACCACATAAGCCATTGCCAGCTCATGCCAGTGACCAGGAAAAGGCCG
Encoded here:
- a CDS encoding MFS transporter, with protein sequence MNRKEKLGRIFLVLLSLFVVMLGYGILLPTLPYYTEKLALKDNLDTDLINFHIGMLTSIYPLFQLLFVIVWGKLSDKHGRKPIILLGLVGFVVMNLLTGLSTSLSMLYIARIIGGIFTSAVTPVSNAYLSDITSEKRRTKIMAWSGVAISSGVIFGPVLGGFLSQTNLHYTYSFGVFHLDGFSVPFILAALLGFVVLLIIIKWLKNTEIKKRIVSEAVKFSFSLSNYFIILLLLSFAIQFVVTLFETVFSIYGKDELAFTTNQVGIGFMLCGSVMAILQPVFATYGEKMLTSKQQITLGLLISGVSLIVFPFVSGELYIYGTIIIFAAGGAMVTPNLLSAISLISRDNTGRNISIQSSTNSIGQILGPVLGTWLIAGGFYYPFIIAGATIFGAMGLVYFLKRPNKGIDAPLLADQHKKL
- a CDS encoding phosphatidylserine/phosphatidylglycerophosphate/cardiolipin synthase family protein, with amino-acid sequence MDHRKCSKTALQNAADNSKYVELVRSGEDYFLRLEKLIDKAEKEIHIQTYIFENDDTGNRIASCLKKAAQRKVKVYVLLDAYGSAALPNSFAQDLVQHAILLRFFSPLFSLNNFYIGRRMHHKIVVADEKMALIGGINIADKYHGTTGSEPWLDYAVQLNCPAAENLQILCSDYFFKKGSSKKIPPVLHSAGSALVGILQNDWLQRKTEVCDAYTNAFIHAEKEIVIVGSYFLPGSRLAKALKKACRRGIRTTVILAGISDVPLVRRATEHLYSSFLDHHMRIFEWNRSVVHGKAAVVDNKWSTIGSFNLNSLSCYGSIEMNVEVHSVEFAENLRADFEIVISECSEITKGSLRQRAGIFNKLGNWIFYQMVRTIMLFLTFLPHLRFLKNYRL
- a CDS encoding pyridoxamine 5'-phosphate oxidase family protein, producing MTDLTPNAIERILRNNYLGHLAYLWQGKPHVIPFTYYFDPTDNTIISYTSEGHKIDAMRANKSVAVQVEQVQSISNWESVMLQGTFEEIRGSSAKQKLHLFTEGVKDIIRRKENREVGFINEFSSKSSANGIPVVFQIKILEMSGKRRKK
- a CDS encoding IS3 family transposase, with the translated sequence MVAYLREYYRVSITRACRTLTFPKSMYYYRSVKDDSEVIDKLLELSVAKPREGQDKYYQRIRLEGHKWNKKRVRRVYLMLGLNLRRKTKKRLPKRVKEPLVLPDGPNMTWSMDFMSDSLVHGRRFRTFNIIDDFNRKAIGVEAEFSFPAMGVVQVLKRAIGEHGRPERVRVDNGPEFLALDFTRWCGAQGIDIQYTQPGRPMQNGFIERFNRTYRQDVLDAHLFEDISQVRILTEEWIKDYNMKRPHEALGGITPECYEKEFSSKQACLEEQIKVV
- a CDS encoding transposase codes for the protein MKRTKFTESQIVSCIKQYESGVKVDQICREMGIHKATFYNWKKRYSGMDSLELKRLKELEEENRKLKQMYADMALDNKMLKDVLSKKW
- a CDS encoding zinc-dependent peptidase codes for the protein MIYVFVLIVILLFFVYNYRKSQRRKPRPFPGHWHELAMAYVVYYRNLPGNKQMLFQRRMMEFLSEVYIEGVRLELQDLDKVLIAASAIIPVFGFEEWHYTNLSGILLYPDYFNADMQFNGKAKTRNIGGIVGNGRFEKQMILSKKALYHGFVNQSDKSNTGIHEFVHLLDKLDDFADGIPERLLEHQYTIPWINLIHKEMEAINSDHSDIRKYGGTNAVEFFAVASEYFFERPDLLKKKHPELYNMLVVCFMQNPEA